A window of Tautonia plasticadhaerens contains these coding sequences:
- a CDS encoding response regulator, translated as MPTALIVEDEPDANTLLSMLVRMRGYRTESALGGAEALERLGAHHPDVVLLDLMLPDVSGYEVCRAIKAGRETTLIPVVVVSAARVEENEARCYAVGANDFIPKPYTPDQVFRALSAADAWRSDIGRHPAEGSFAFDLRDPLEPLRELSRLRSMLRAWTPLGDESLAGISEALRELWASASSWGRAHSAEARQIASVGYRLEPDRVVLTVEDRAGWLVGGRLPPEEGVARWVHRGPFDRIEHRSADRIELICRHDHCPPPPPSDDDPDDDTADAH; from the coding sequence ATGCCGACCGCCCTGATCGTCGAAGACGAACCCGACGCCAACACGCTGCTCTCGATGCTCGTCCGGATGCGGGGCTACCGCACCGAGTCGGCCCTCGGCGGGGCCGAGGCCCTGGAGCGGCTCGGGGCCCACCACCCCGACGTCGTCCTGCTGGACCTGATGCTCCCGGACGTCAGCGGCTACGAGGTCTGCCGGGCCATCAAGGCCGGCAGGGAGACGACCCTGATCCCCGTGGTCGTCGTCTCGGCCGCCCGGGTCGAGGAGAACGAGGCCCGATGCTACGCCGTCGGCGCCAACGACTTCATCCCCAAGCCGTACACCCCCGACCAGGTCTTCCGCGCCCTCTCGGCCGCCGACGCCTGGCGGAGCGACATCGGCCGGCACCCGGCCGAGGGCAGCTTCGCCTTCGACCTCCGGGACCCGCTGGAGCCGCTCCGGGAGCTGTCCCGCCTCCGCAGCATGCTCCGGGCCTGGACCCCCCTGGGGGACGAGTCCCTGGCCGGGATCTCCGAGGCGCTCCGGGAACTCTGGGCGTCGGCCTCCTCCTGGGGCCGGGCGCACTCGGCCGAGGCCCGGCAGATCGCCTCGGTCGGCTACCGCCTGGAGCCCGACCGCGTCGTCCTCACGGTCGAGGACCGCGCCGGCTGGCTCGTCGGCGGCCGCCTCCCCCCCGAGGAGGGGGTCGCCCGATGGGTCCACCGGGGCCCCTTCGACCGCATCGAGCACCGGTCCGCCGACCGCATCGAGCTGATCTGCCGGCACGACCACTGCCCTCCCCCCCCGCCCTCCGACGACGATCCGGACGACGACACCGCCGACGCCCACTGA
- a CDS encoding hybrid sensor histidine kinase/response regulator has product MDRPRPSLLIVDDEPSLLESLAGLLRRRFDVLTAPGGGPALELLRSGRPVHVILSDQRMPGMSGDAFLARAREVAPEAIRVLFTGYTEIGAVINAVNRGEIFRFLLKPWDPEELEAVLDQAVAQHELIADRRRLVEQLQSANDRLTSANRELTELNVLKDAFLEVASHEFNTPITLVHGMSELLRLLNPHRDEVERELLEKLSDGARRLARLLADSLKLMSAEDFRLSLRISSVDLAALLGEAAEQVAPFIHARSQRLERRFDPHLGRFELDADKIRDAVVNLLTNAIKFTPDGGLIELVLEPDGADGASIRVVDHGVGIEPRALSRLFEPFFTEFDPTYHSSGDFGFQKRGLGLGLSLVRKFVELHGGRVSAESAPGRGTTVRVALPRRPGASGGLPLSETGPLA; this is encoded by the coding sequence ATGGATCGCCCCCGCCCCTCGCTCCTGATCGTCGACGACGAGCCGAGCCTGCTGGAGAGCCTCGCCGGGCTGCTCCGGCGCCGCTTCGACGTCCTCACGGCCCCCGGCGGCGGCCCGGCCCTGGAGCTGCTCCGATCGGGCCGGCCGGTCCACGTCATCCTCTCCGACCAGCGCATGCCCGGCATGTCCGGGGACGCCTTCCTCGCCCGGGCCCGGGAGGTGGCCCCGGAGGCGATCCGCGTGCTGTTCACCGGCTACACCGAGATCGGCGCCGTCATCAATGCCGTCAACCGGGGGGAGATCTTCCGCTTCCTGCTCAAGCCCTGGGACCCCGAGGAGCTGGAGGCGGTGCTCGACCAGGCCGTCGCCCAGCACGAGCTGATCGCCGACCGTCGCCGGTTGGTCGAGCAGCTCCAGTCGGCCAACGACCGGCTCACCTCGGCCAACCGGGAGCTGACGGAGCTGAACGTGCTGAAGGACGCCTTCCTGGAGGTCGCCAGCCACGAATTCAACACGCCGATCACCCTGGTCCACGGCATGAGCGAGCTGCTCCGGCTGCTCAATCCCCACCGGGACGAGGTGGAGCGGGAGCTGCTGGAGAAGCTCTCCGACGGGGCCCGGCGGCTGGCCCGGCTGCTGGCCGACTCGCTGAAGTTGATGAGCGCCGAGGACTTCCGGCTGTCGCTCCGGATCTCCTCGGTCGACCTGGCCGCCCTGCTGGGCGAGGCGGCCGAGCAGGTCGCCCCGTTCATCCACGCCCGCTCGCAGCGGCTGGAGCGGCGGTTCGACCCGCACCTCGGCCGCTTCGAGCTGGACGCCGACAAGATCCGGGACGCGGTGGTCAACCTGCTGACCAACGCCATCAAGTTCACCCCCGACGGCGGCCTGATCGAGCTGGTGCTCGAACCCGACGGGGCCGACGGGGCGTCGATCCGGGTGGTCGACCACGGCGTCGGCATCGAGCCGAGGGCCCTGTCCCGGCTCTTCGAGCCGTTCTTCACCGAGTTCGACCCGACCTATCATTCCTCCGGGGACTTCGGCTTCCAGAAGCGGGGCCTGGGCCTGGGCCTGAGCCTGGTCCGGAAGTTCGTCGAGCTGCACGGCGGCCGGGTGTCCGCCGAGAGCGCCCCGGGCCGCGGGACGACCGTCCGCGTGGCCCTGCCCAGGCGCCCCGGGGCGTCCGGGGGACTCCCGCTGTCCGAGACCGGGCCGCTCGCGTAG
- a CDS encoding response regulator, with protein MKHCLLVVDDEPDVCDSVHDLLRREFRVLKANGAEEGLRVLRDEEVHIIMTDQRMPRVTGVELLTRAQARMPQAVRMLYTGYADLESIIAAINQGHIYQFLRKPWQPEELLEAVRSAAAEYDRLVSAEDERVRLRRELEALNHRVTALEDQLRKLGGMPPEPSPASPADAG; from the coding sequence ATGAAGCATTGCCTGCTCGTCGTCGACGATGAACCCGACGTCTGCGACTCGGTCCACGACCTGCTGCGCCGGGAGTTCCGCGTCCTCAAGGCCAACGGCGCCGAGGAGGGGCTGCGGGTCCTCCGCGACGAGGAGGTCCACATCATCATGACCGATCAGCGGATGCCCCGGGTCACCGGGGTGGAGCTGCTGACCCGGGCCCAGGCCCGGATGCCCCAGGCGGTCCGGATGCTCTACACCGGGTACGCCGACCTGGAGTCGATCATCGCGGCCATCAATCAGGGCCACATCTACCAGTTCCTCCGCAAACCCTGGCAGCCGGAGGAGTTGCTGGAGGCGGTCCGGTCGGCCGCCGCCGAGTACGACCGCCTGGTGTCCGCCGAGGACGAGCGGGTGCGGCTCCGCCGGGAGCTGGAGGCCCTCAACCACCGGGTCACCGCCCTGGAGGACCAGCTCCGGAAGCTCGGCGGCATGCCCCCCGAGCCCTCCCCGGCCAGCCCGGCGGACGCGGGCTGA
- the lgt gene encoding prolipoprotein diacylglyceryl transferase, whose amino-acid sequence MLQVLYEIPGTGIRIHGFGLMLFLAFLAAMNLSAYLARRSRVDPNDVFDLALWLIVGGLVGARLFYVVQHRESVDSPLDAFKVWEGGIVLYGSGLGAAAAFLLFWRRRRFPFAPMLDVAAPAVALGVALGRIGCFLNGCCYGDTCDLPWAVSFPQGTLPWMDQVRSGLIDQAALRSLPVHPTQLYSALDGLILAGLLLAYYPLRRRDGEVMALLAVTYPITRFLIEQLRDDEGAVFLGMTISQNGSLLLMLLGLAAWAWLSTRPKGRYADALVAAPASSSRA is encoded by the coding sequence ATGTTGCAGGTCCTCTACGAGATCCCGGGCACCGGCATCCGCATCCACGGCTTCGGCCTGATGCTCTTCCTCGCCTTCCTCGCCGCGATGAACCTGTCGGCCTACCTGGCCCGGCGGTCGCGGGTGGATCCGAACGACGTGTTCGACCTGGCCCTCTGGCTGATCGTCGGCGGCCTGGTGGGCGCCCGGCTGTTCTACGTGGTGCAGCACCGCGAGTCGGTCGACTCGCCGCTCGACGCCTTCAAGGTCTGGGAGGGCGGGATCGTCCTCTACGGCAGCGGCCTGGGGGCGGCGGCGGCGTTCCTGCTGTTCTGGAGGCGCAGGCGGTTCCCCTTCGCCCCCATGCTCGACGTGGCGGCGCCGGCCGTCGCCCTCGGGGTGGCGCTGGGCCGCATCGGCTGCTTCCTGAACGGCTGCTGCTACGGGGACACCTGCGACCTGCCCTGGGCCGTCTCCTTCCCCCAGGGCACCCTGCCCTGGATGGACCAGGTCCGCTCCGGCCTGATCGACCAGGCCGCCCTCCGGTCCCTGCCGGTCCACCCGACCCAGCTCTACTCGGCCCTCGACGGCCTGATCCTCGCCGGCCTGCTGCTCGCCTACTACCCCCTGCGACGCCGGGACGGCGAGGTCATGGCCCTGCTGGCCGTGACCTACCCGATTACCCGGTTCCTCATCGAGCAACTCCGGGACGACGAGGGCGCGGTCTTCCTCGGCATGACCATCTCCCAGAACGGCAGCCTGCTGCTGATGCTGCTCGGCCTGGCCGCCTGGGCCTGGCTCTCGACCCGGCCGAAGGGCCGGTACGCCGACGCCCTGGTGGCCGCCCCGGCCTCCTCGTCGAGGGCCTGA
- the panD gene encoding aspartate 1-decarboxylase, translating into MQLKLLKSKLHQAAVTGCALHYHGSLTIDPELMDAVGILPYESILISNMSNGARAETYAIPGEPGGRRVELNGSMARLGTPGDRLIVMAFALLEADEVEGHRPRVVALDAQNRIVDRLDDAYTPIAAAAVR; encoded by the coding sequence ATGCAATTGAAGCTGCTCAAGAGCAAGCTCCACCAGGCCGCCGTCACAGGCTGCGCGCTGCACTACCACGGCAGCCTGACGATCGACCCGGAGCTGATGGACGCCGTCGGCATCCTGCCCTACGAGTCGATCCTCATCAGCAACATGTCCAACGGCGCCCGGGCCGAGACCTACGCGATCCCCGGCGAGCCCGGGGGCCGCCGGGTCGAGCTGAACGGCTCGATGGCCCGCCTCGGCACCCCGGGAGACCGCCTGATCGTCATGGCCTTCGCCCTGCTCGAGGCCGACGAGGTCGAGGGCCACCGGCCCCGGGTCGTCGCCCTCGACGCCCAGAATCGCATCGTCGATCGGCTCGACGACGCCTACACCCCGATCGCCGCCGCGGCCGTCCGCTGA
- the panC gene encoding pantoate--beta-alanine ligase, which translates to MPDTPVVASSIAECRRLVAEARWKGQPIGLVPTMGALHDGHVRLMEACRSRCGFLVASIFVNPTQFAPGEDYQRYPRTPDEDHRRCAEAGVDLIFEPTAEEMYPGGSSGTFVEVPGLSSVLEGRSRPTHFRGVTTVVAKLFNIVRPDLAAFGLKDYQQLAVIRRMVLDLDFPLELLPVPIVREPDGLAMSSRNRYLSAEQRRAALVLRRALEEAEEAVVGGERSADRVRQILADRIESEALVALDYAEVADAATLEPLAELPDASGAGPGGVALVAARVGTTRLIDNAPLPRPAP; encoded by the coding sequence ATGCCCGACACCCCCGTCGTCGCCTCCTCGATCGCCGAGTGTCGCCGCCTGGTGGCGGAGGCCAGGTGGAAGGGTCAGCCGATCGGCCTCGTGCCGACGATGGGGGCCCTGCATGACGGGCACGTTCGATTGATGGAGGCGTGCCGGTCGCGCTGCGGGTTCCTGGTGGCCTCGATCTTCGTCAACCCGACCCAGTTCGCCCCGGGCGAGGACTACCAGCGATACCCGAGGACCCCGGACGAGGACCACCGCCGCTGCGCCGAGGCGGGCGTGGACCTGATCTTCGAGCCGACCGCCGAGGAAATGTACCCGGGCGGGTCGAGCGGCACGTTCGTCGAGGTGCCGGGGCTGTCCTCGGTGCTGGAGGGCAGGTCCCGGCCGACCCACTTCCGGGGCGTGACCACGGTGGTGGCCAAGCTGTTCAATATCGTCCGGCCCGACCTCGCCGCCTTCGGCCTGAAGGACTACCAGCAGCTGGCGGTGATCCGCAGGATGGTGCTCGACCTCGACTTCCCGCTGGAATTGCTGCCGGTGCCGATCGTCCGGGAGCCCGACGGCCTGGCGATGAGCAGCCGCAACCGCTACCTCTCGGCCGAGCAGCGTCGGGCGGCCCTGGTGCTCCGCCGGGCGCTGGAGGAGGCCGAGGAGGCGGTCGTCGGCGGGGAGCGGTCGGCCGACCGGGTTCGACAGATCCTGGCCGATCGGATAGAATCTGAGGCCCTGGTGGCGCTCGACTACGCCGAAGTGGCCGACGCGGCCACGCTCGAACCGCTGGCCGAGCTGCCCGACGCCTCCGGGGCCGGCCCCGGGGGCGTCGCCCTGGTGGCCGCCCGGGTCGGGACGACCCGGCTGATCGACAACGCCCCGTTGCCGAGGCCCGCCCCGTAG
- a CDS encoding (2Fe-2S) ferredoxin domain-containing protein → MPAFSHHVFVCGNVRDPGHRRGSCDPSGDGDLRDAFKKALKRAGLSRTSRANHAGCLDQCEHGPVVVIYPQGIWYGGVTEQDVPRIVSETLVGGKILDDLLIPDDCLNNPDCPHRA, encoded by the coding sequence ATGCCCGCCTTCTCCCACCACGTGTTCGTCTGCGGCAACGTCCGGGACCCCGGGCACCGCCGGGGCTCGTGCGACCCCTCCGGCGACGGCGACCTCCGGGACGCCTTCAAGAAGGCCCTCAAGCGGGCCGGCCTCTCCCGGACGAGCCGGGCCAACCACGCCGGCTGCCTCGACCAGTGCGAGCACGGCCCCGTCGTCGTCATCTACCCCCAGGGCATCTGGTACGGCGGCGTCACCGAGCAGGACGTGCCCCGGATCGTCTCCGAGACCCTCGTCGGCGGGAAGATCCTCGACGACCTCCTCATCCCGGACGATTGCCTGAACAATCCGGACTGCCCCCATCGGGCCTGA
- a CDS encoding PAS domain S-box protein, which yields MEPIVRGTAAEPAIVGPPREEAERAVDRCLGPFALALLERSAQPFVIVELSGALLRANRAFCELLGYEPGSLEGRTIVELTPERWHETTLDARRRILAEGRPLRYSKEYRHRDGRVVPVDLVADVLPDESGRPIALYSIITDLTDQTEAERALRASESRFRELFDEAPFGYHEIDRQGRITAVNRAECEMLGYTRDELLGRPIFERVDPSQRAAAERAVAEKLDGLRPLVPFERTYRRHDGRALIVTIRERLRLDDEGEVIGIRSTVQDITEQKLMEAALIASQRRAQALFDGIEDAVFVHDTDGHLLEANPAAARLLGYSRDELLRMKTFEIDAEDTAAGFRGRLERQLRDGHLSFEGRHRAKDGRVIPVEVNTSTIELGEQIAVLAVIRDVTERHALEETRRRFAEAQSANAEVLAEKNRMLRESEARYRKLTEATLDGVVVADADGRITLFNPAAERVFGYDAMEVLGRPLSLILLDADGFRGGADCDSCLDCARPASRLVGRTVELRGRRKDGHEFPLELSLNALIDGDDVQYVGSIRDLTERQRMRDMLIQSEKLASIGLLSAGVAHEINNPLAYVANNLAVLERDLRGIFELIDAYECARPAMAPEAAEAVGRVEADLDWAYVRGNTGRLLTRTREGVQRVASIVSTLRSMARTAPPDKERVPMAELVASALEMAQGQLRKSRIEVEVDAPADLVPVPCVANQITQVVLNLLINASQAIDELDRPEGGRIRIRIRDEADAQVVEVCDDGCGIDPDHLPRLYDPFFTTKPVGEGTGLGLAISHSIVTGHGGSIAVDSGPGRGTTFRLRLPARD from the coding sequence GTGGAGCCGATCGTGCGGGGCACGGCCGCGGAACCGGCGATCGTCGGCCCGCCCCGAGAGGAGGCGGAGCGGGCCGTCGACCGCTGCCTCGGGCCGTTCGCCCTGGCCCTGCTGGAACGCTCGGCGCAGCCGTTCGTCATCGTCGAGCTGTCCGGCGCCCTGCTGCGGGCCAACCGGGCCTTCTGCGAGCTGCTCGGCTACGAGCCGGGCAGCCTGGAGGGCCGGACCATCGTCGAGCTGACCCCCGAGCGCTGGCACGAGACGACCCTCGACGCCCGGCGCCGGATCCTCGCCGAGGGCCGGCCGCTGCGCTACTCCAAGGAGTACCGCCACCGGGACGGCCGCGTCGTGCCGGTGGATCTGGTGGCCGACGTCCTGCCCGACGAGTCCGGCCGGCCGATCGCCCTGTACTCGATCATCACGGATCTGACCGACCAGACGGAGGCCGAGCGTGCCCTCCGCGCCTCCGAGTCCCGGTTCCGCGAGCTGTTCGACGAGGCCCCCTTCGGCTATCACGAGATCGACCGCCAGGGGAGGATCACCGCCGTCAACCGGGCCGAGTGCGAGATGCTCGGCTACACCCGGGACGAGCTGCTCGGCCGGCCGATCTTCGAGCGGGTCGACCCCTCGCAGCGGGCCGCGGCCGAGCGGGCCGTGGCCGAGAAGCTCGACGGCCTTCGCCCGCTGGTCCCCTTCGAGCGGACCTACCGCCGCCACGACGGCCGGGCCCTGATCGTCACCATCCGGGAGCGGCTCCGGCTGGACGACGAGGGGGAGGTCATCGGCATCCGGAGCACGGTGCAGGACATCACCGAGCAGAAGTTGATGGAGGCGGCCCTAATCGCCTCTCAGCGCCGGGCCCAGGCGCTGTTCGACGGCATCGAGGACGCGGTGTTCGTCCACGACACCGACGGCCACCTCCTGGAGGCCAACCCCGCCGCGGCCCGGCTGCTGGGCTACTCCCGGGACGAGCTGCTGCGGATGAAGACCTTCGAGATCGATGCGGAGGACACGGCCGCCGGCTTCCGGGGGCGCCTGGAGCGGCAGCTCCGCGACGGCCATCTCTCCTTCGAGGGCCGGCACCGGGCCAAGGACGGCCGGGTCATCCCGGTCGAGGTCAACACCTCCACGATCGAGCTGGGGGAGCAGATCGCCGTGCTCGCCGTCATCCGGGACGTGACCGAGCGCCACGCCCTGGAGGAGACCCGGCGCCGGTTCGCCGAGGCCCAGTCGGCCAACGCCGAGGTCCTCGCCGAGAAGAACCGGATGCTCCGGGAGAGCGAGGCCCGCTACCGCAAGCTCACCGAGGCGACGCTCGACGGCGTGGTCGTGGCCGACGCCGACGGCCGGATCACCCTGTTCAACCCCGCCGCCGAGCGCGTCTTCGGCTACGACGCGATGGAGGTCCTCGGCCGCCCCCTCTCGCTGATCCTGCTCGACGCCGACGGCTTCCGGGGCGGCGCCGACTGCGACTCGTGCCTCGACTGCGCCCGGCCCGCCTCCCGGCTGGTCGGCCGGACCGTCGAGCTGCGGGGCCGCCGCAAGGACGGCCACGAGTTCCCCCTGGAGCTGTCGCTCAACGCCCTGATCGACGGCGACGACGTCCAGTACGTCGGCTCGATCCGGGATCTGACCGAGCGGCAGCGGATGAGGGACATGCTCATCCAGAGCGAGAAGCTCGCCTCGATCGGCCTGCTCAGCGCCGGGGTGGCGCACGAGATCAACAACCCGCTGGCCTACGTGGCCAACAACCTCGCCGTGCTGGAGCGCGACCTCCGGGGCATCTTCGAGCTGATCGACGCCTACGAGTGCGCCCGGCCCGCGATGGCCCCCGAGGCGGCCGAGGCCGTCGGCCGCGTCGAGGCCGACCTGGACTGGGCCTACGTCCGGGGCAACACCGGCCGCCTGCTGACCCGGACGAGGGAGGGGGTGCAGCGCGTCGCCAGCATCGTCTCGACGCTCCGGAGCATGGCCCGCACCGCGCCGCCGGACAAGGAGCGGGTGCCGATGGCCGAGCTGGTGGCGTCGGCCCTGGAGATGGCCCAGGGGCAGCTCCGCAAGTCGAGGATCGAGGTCGAGGTCGACGCCCCGGCCGATCTCGTGCCGGTGCCGTGCGTGGCGAACCAGATCACCCAGGTGGTCCTCAACCTGCTGATCAACGCCTCCCAGGCCATCGACGAGCTCGACCGGCCCGAAGGGGGGCGGATCCGGATCCGGATCCGGGATGAGGCCGACGCCCAGGTCGTCGAGGTCTGCGACGACGGCTGCGGCATCGACCCCGACCACCTCCCCCGCCTCTACGACCCCTTCTTCACCACCAAGCCCGTCGGCGAGGGCACCGGCCTGGGCCTGGCCATCAGCCACAGCATCGTCACCGGCCACGGCGGCTCCATCGCGGTCGACAGCGGCCCCGGCCGGGGGACCACCTTCCGGCTCCGGCTGCCGGCCCGGGACTAG
- a CDS encoding thiamine pyrophosphate-dependent enzyme, with amino-acid sequence MSRAEATVPVHSGDRTFELPLLAFQGSPSTLCKGCGHNSITSALIDASKALGINPYQAVKLSGIGCSSKTPAYFLNYSHGFNTLHGRMPSVATGAALANRELTVVGISGDGDTANIGLGQFKHACRRNLPMVYLVEDNGCYGLTKGQFSATAEFDAPLRRASGERNPSAPFDLCLEAIAAGATFVARSFAGDRKQLGALLRAALAHRGTAFLDVISPCVTFNDFPESRKGWDWAKSHEEPLQDLGFVPHFEPIEVEQSAGEATRVQMHDGSWITLRALNHAEHDVRDRASALRLLMDGREADEFLTGLLYVDPDRPDFVAAQRLTESPLSRLGDEDLRPSREAFREILDEL; translated from the coding sequence ATGTCCCGAGCCGAGGCCACCGTGCCGGTCCACTCCGGCGACCGCACCTTCGAGCTTCCCCTGCTCGCCTTCCAGGGCTCGCCGTCGACGCTCTGCAAGGGCTGCGGCCACAACAGCATCACCAGCGCCCTGATCGACGCGAGCAAGGCCCTGGGCATCAACCCGTACCAGGCGGTCAAGCTCAGCGGGATCGGCTGCTCCAGCAAGACGCCGGCCTACTTCCTCAATTACAGCCACGGCTTCAACACCCTGCACGGCCGGATGCCGTCGGTGGCCACCGGGGCGGCGCTGGCCAATCGCGAGCTGACGGTAGTGGGCATCAGCGGGGACGGCGACACGGCCAACATCGGCCTCGGCCAGTTCAAGCACGCCTGCCGGCGCAACCTGCCGATGGTCTACCTGGTGGAGGACAACGGCTGCTACGGGCTGACCAAGGGGCAGTTCTCGGCCACCGCCGAGTTCGACGCCCCGCTCCGGCGGGCCTCCGGCGAGCGGAACCCCAGCGCCCCGTTCGACCTCTGCCTGGAGGCGATCGCCGCGGGGGCGACCTTCGTCGCCCGCTCCTTCGCCGGCGACCGCAAGCAGCTCGGCGCCCTGCTCCGGGCCGCCCTGGCCCACCGGGGGACGGCCTTCCTGGACGTCATCAGCCCGTGCGTGACCTTCAACGATTTCCCCGAGAGCCGCAAGGGCTGGGACTGGGCGAAGTCGCACGAGGAGCCGCTCCAGGACCTCGGCTTCGTCCCCCACTTCGAGCCGATCGAGGTCGAGCAGTCCGCCGGCGAGGCGACCCGGGTGCAGATGCACGACGGCTCCTGGATCACCCTCCGCGCCCTGAACCACGCCGAGCACGACGTCCGGGACCGCGCCTCGGCCCTCCGACTCCTGATGGACGGCCGAGAGGCCGACGAGTTCCTCACCGGCCTGCTCTACGTCGACCCCGACCGCCCCGACTTCGTCGCCGCCCAGCGGCTGACCGAATCGCCGTTGTCCCGGCTCGGCGACGAGGACCTCCGCCCGTCCCGGGAGGCGTTCCGGGAGATCCTGGACGAGCTGTGA
- a CDS encoding 2-oxoacid:acceptor oxidoreductase subunit alpha translates to MASVPTAPPAPATRRGGSTAPPTVNDLAIRVGTVNGSGSQSSNLVLLRALNHMGIPCSGKNIFPSNIEGLPTWFHLRASGKGYVAHRHDVSILVCMNEQTAADDLRLVPPGAVVIARDDFKEELDGLRDDIQLIRAPFQRLVEEAYPSDGTKGYREKLRKVINMVYVGVVARVAGIEMESVEHGIRREFPGRKAKAGEINIAAARAGFDWASEHLEGERFPCRLERMDATSDKLLIDGNRAAALGAVFGGASVMTWYPITPSSSLAEAAEDYLKRTRTRPDGSHPFAVVQAEDELAAVGMIVGAGWAGARAITATAGPGISLMSEFVGLAYFAEIPIVIVDVQRMGPSTGLPTRTSQGDVLKLHQLGHGDCRHPVLIPGSVKECFELAGMALDLAQDFQTPVFVASDLDLGMNLWLTDPFEYPGAPIRRGKVLDAGDLERLGHFARYKDVDGDGVCYRTLPGTEHPLAAYFTRGTGHNESSGYSERPDDWTRNLDRLSRKLETARAALPRPVVSLEAGAKVGLIAYGSSDPAAIEARDLLREAGIPASYCRIRALPASDAVAEFVSRHDRVYVIEQNRDAQLFSLLRSTLEGNLDDRLYAVTHYSGIPLAAADVVRPVVDWERNFMEHHTPAAQASPPSPEDDGGPVVSTE, encoded by the coding sequence ATGGCATCCGTCCCGACCGCCCCCCCGGCGCCCGCAACGCGTCGAGGAGGATCGACCGCGCCCCCGACCGTCAACGACCTGGCCATCCGGGTCGGCACCGTCAACGGCTCGGGGAGCCAGTCGTCGAACCTCGTCCTGCTGCGGGCGCTCAATCACATGGGCATCCCCTGCAGCGGCAAGAACATCTTCCCCTCCAACATCGAGGGCCTGCCCACCTGGTTCCACCTCCGGGCCAGCGGCAAGGGCTACGTCGCCCACCGGCACGACGTCTCCATCCTCGTCTGCATGAACGAGCAGACCGCCGCCGACGACCTCCGCCTCGTCCCCCCCGGCGCCGTGGTGATCGCCCGGGACGACTTCAAGGAGGAACTCGACGGCCTCCGGGACGACATCCAGCTCATCCGGGCACCCTTCCAGCGCCTCGTCGAGGAGGCCTATCCCAGCGACGGCACCAAGGGCTATCGGGAGAAGTTGCGCAAGGTCATCAACATGGTCTACGTCGGCGTGGTCGCCCGGGTCGCCGGCATCGAGATGGAGTCGGTCGAGCACGGCATCCGCCGGGAGTTCCCCGGCCGCAAGGCCAAGGCCGGCGAGATCAACATCGCCGCCGCCCGGGCCGGGTTCGACTGGGCCTCCGAGCACCTCGAAGGCGAGCGCTTCCCCTGCCGGCTCGAGCGGATGGACGCCACCTCCGACAAGCTGCTGATCGACGGCAACCGGGCCGCCGCCCTCGGCGCCGTCTTCGGCGGGGCCAGCGTGATGACCTGGTACCCGATCACCCCGTCGAGCAGCCTGGCCGAGGCCGCCGAGGACTACCTCAAGCGGACCCGGACCCGCCCGGACGGCTCGCACCCCTTCGCCGTCGTCCAGGCCGAGGACGAGCTGGCGGCCGTCGGCATGATCGTCGGCGCCGGCTGGGCCGGGGCCCGGGCGATCACGGCGACCGCCGGGCCGGGCATCTCGCTGATGAGCGAGTTCGTCGGCCTGGCCTACTTCGCCGAGATCCCGATCGTCATCGTCGACGTCCAGCGGATGGGGCCCAGCACCGGGCTGCCCACCCGGACCAGCCAGGGGGACGTGCTGAAGCTCCACCAGCTCGGCCACGGCGACTGCCGGCACCCGGTGCTCATCCCCGGCTCGGTCAAGGAGTGCTTCGAGCTGGCCGGCATGGCGCTGGACCTGGCCCAGGACTTCCAGACGCCCGTCTTCGTGGCCTCGGATCTCGACCTCGGCATGAACCTGTGGCTGACCGACCCGTTCGAGTACCCGGGCGCGCCGATCCGCCGGGGCAAGGTGCTCGACGCCGGGGACCTGGAGCGGCTCGGCCACTTCGCCCGCTACAAGGACGTGGACGGCGACGGCGTCTGCTACCGCACGCTTCCCGGCACCGAGCACCCGCTGGCCGCCTACTTCACCCGGGGGACCGGCCACAACGAGAGTTCCGGCTACAGCGAGCGCCCCGACGACTGGACGAGGAATCTCGACCGCCTCTCCCGGAAGCTGGAGACCGCCCGGGCCGCCCTGCCCCGGCCGGTCGTCTCGCTGGAGGCCGGGGCCAAGGTCGGCCTGATCGCCTACGGCTCCTCCGACCCGGCGGCGATCGAGGCGAGGGACCTGCTCCGCGAGGCCGGCATCCCCGCCTCCTACTGCCGGATCCGGGCCCTGCCGGCCAGCGACGCCGTGGCCGAGTTCGTCTCCAGGCACGATCGCGTCTACGTCATCGAGCAGAACCGGGACGCACAGCTGTTCAGCCTGCTCCGGTCCACGCTGGAGGGGAACCTGGACGACCGCCTCTACGCGGTCACCCACTACAGCGGCATCCCCCTGGCGGCCGCCGACGTCGTCCGGCCCGTGGTCGACTGGGAGCGCAACTTCATGGAGCACCACACCCCCGCCGCCCAGGCCTCGCCGCCGTCCCCCGAGGACGACGGCGGGCCCGTCGTCTCGACCGAATAG